CACTGATAAATCATTTATATAAACTTCAGAACATTTGAAAGGAGCTTGTATTGTTTGTAAATATTGTTAAGCAAAGCGCGAGCGGAGTTAGCCTTGTAAGAGGCGTAGAATTAGCAAAGATTGCTAATTTAATTTACTAAACCTTGTCTTCATACAATTGCATCTAATATTCATTTGCTCTTTACCCAAAGGTGAAATTGATTAAGTACTCTGGTTATAGATATCAATTCAATCGCTATATTTAACTCTATAACTTAACGAAACCTTAAGCAAGAAGCGGAAATTTTCGCTTCTTGCTTAAGGTTTAATAATTTTAAGCAAGTGCTTGTGAGCATGAATGCTAAACATGGCGTAATGGGTGTTGAGGAAATGCCCAGTAAGCAACCATCCGTAATATCCAAATTGGTCACTCATAATGGTCAACAAGTGAAGGCTCCAGCTGCGCCAAAGCAAAAAGTTACTGCCTCGAAACAGAAACTTGCTCACTTTGTCTTGACTTGAGTATCGAATGGCACGCTTGAAAAGCTAAAAATAAGTCTAGATAAGCATTGCAGACCAGTAGGCAGTAAGGGATGGTGCTTTTCGCCCGCCGTTGGCGATAAGCTATCGATTAAGCCAACGGCTATCGCTACTATTGTTGAGAAACTTGACCTGTTCCATCACATACTGGACAGGATTCCCATTTATAACCAGAGCGATCGCCCTGGGGAACGATTAAGCGTCCATCGCTCCAGCAGTAAGGACAAGGAATATAACAGGTGTTTTTCGTCTGATTTTTATCTGTCAGCTTGTTCATGGTAGGCACAAAAAGCGGCCCTCAATTGTAGCGTTGCTAGAATAATGTCTTTAAAGAAAGTATCTGTAGTGTGTATCTAGATGAGGGGAGTATGTTTTGCTCCAGTCTCTAGTATAGAGAAGTGTAAATTCGGGAGATGCTTGTTATAAAGCGGACGAAGCAGCGCCATCACTGTGTTTTTTGCACAAGGGAGGAACTTTTCTCTTAGCAAAGGTAGAAAAAGACATAAGCTCAACAATTACGTCTAATATTTTCATCTAATCTGATTCTTTTCTCCAGCTAATTACCAAGATAGGTAGAAAATTTCACAAAAATTTAGTACTTTTGTAACTTCAATAATTTTCAGGATTATAATAACTGTTCAACAAAGAGCATAACAAAATCATTTACGTCTAAATTTTTAGTTTGATATTTAAGATTTTTAAACTAATTTGAAATTATAGCCAATCATAGCTTCCCTAAAAAGCCAGCTATTAAAATAAAGGATTATTTGAGATGTTTGATGCAAATTCTGCCAAATTAGTTGAAATCCTTGACCAATTTGGGTTTACGAATGGAAGTTTTACAGATGAATTAGAACGTATACTTTATCTGCTACCAGGATATGAGAATTATCGTTTAGGCTTTAGATGGATTAAAGATGATAATTTTTGTTCAGATGCAATTGAAGTCACTTTAAGTAAATGTTGGGGCGGATTAATCATGGTGCAGTGGCGTGTGGATTTATTTTTATTCGGGCTGGTTTTAAGGCAAGCTCAGATGTTTGCTTCTGAATTGGAATCACTTGATCAAGTGGAAAATAGTTAAGCGCAAAAAGAAGTTTATTGTTCCGGTTCCAAAGAATGTAATCGTACCCCTAAACCAGTTAACTTGGTTCAGTTTTGGGGGATAATCTATTGGGAAAGTAACTCCCAGTGATGACCTTGGAACCGAATCAGCTAGACCTCTTCTCAGATTTACCCCCAGCATCAGCACGTCGAACAGAGATGTTGGTTATAAGTGAATGGCACGCTTGAAAAGCTAAAATCCTTGCTAGGACTTTTTGTTGGGGGTAGGGTTGCAGGTTCGTCAGAAATTAAGAAAAATAGAACGGAAGTGCAAACATTAATAAACTTCTTGATCACTACGCCTCACACTCAAAAGCCTTATAAATAATCGGTTTGCCGTTATCAGGTGTGCCATTTGAGGCTCAATCTTGGGGATTGTGATGTTGCCCGATTTGGTAAAGTAACAGCAATGCCACAATAGTTCCAACTAATCCGGCTGAGATCGCATTAACCATCGCTTGAATCGCAATCATATTAGATGGGGTAATCATTGCTCCCTGGGTTAGCATTGTTGTAGTTGGATTGGGGGTAATCACGGTCGAACCTTGAGGTAAAATCAACATCTTAAAAGTCAATTCACCTACTCGCGACAAGGCAATTAACACTGCAAACACCATGATTGCAATATTAGCAATTAGTCCTAACTTTATATCTTGGCTCACTTGAGACTTGGCTGGACGCATCTGTGAAATTTCTAATTTTTTTGCCAATTGTGTATAGCGAAAACACCAGTAAATACTGAATATTAAAATCACCAAGCACACAATCGCCAACCCGATACCAAAAGAAAATCCGCTACTTTGCCTTCGTCCGGGATTAAATATAACAGTTGTAACTACCACAAGGAGTGGAATGAAGCCAAGTAAAGCTTGCAACCAGAAACCAATCCAGCCTAGCCAGCGTAAAGAACGGGCAATCTGCTGGGGAGTTGGGTTAGCCTCTTCAAGGTTAAGAAAATTAAACATAGGATAACTTGTTTTCAAATAAAGCATCAGATATTCAATGCTTCTAAGTAATTATGAGGTTTGGTTCAATATTGCCAGAGTTTTTGATAATCACTAATGAGTATATAGTCTGTTCTGGATTCCTTGGATTTCCTCCTATTTGAACAGCTTAATTTCCATCACTTGAGCTAAAGAAAAGAACATCAGGTTTACGCATTATCTAGCAAGGCTACATTCCTCCTCTTTATGCTATTCCAAATTAACTAAAATGGTGCAATATTTTGT
This portion of the Nostoc sp. UHCC 0302 genome encodes:
- a CDS encoding DUF3611 family protein: MFNFLNLEEANPTPQQIARSLRWLGWIGFWLQALLGFIPLLVVVTTVIFNPGRRQSSGFSFGIGLAIVCLVILIFSIYWCFRYTQLAKKLEISQMRPAKSQVSQDIKLGLIANIAIMVFAVLIALSRVGELTFKMLILPQGSTVITPNPTTTMLTQGAMITPSNMIAIQAMVNAISAGLVGTIVALLLLYQIGQHHNPQD